A genomic segment from Calditrichota bacterium encodes:
- a CDS encoding T9SS type A sorting domain-containing protein: VSGSSPVVIPPNSAILLVLAPAGGTVTYELDRMLIDGVVVDYRSGQPVANYPPRIKSLDAAKLLVVFGEAVDVYCTAVDRDGGSLTYYWTATGGTLQGTGSKVAWVAPSAAGEYAISCRVVDAAGAEDSSSVRLQVVAFINHAPQIRSLEADPRKILLGGTAMLHCSAWDADGDSLNYAWSSSGGQLEAGDSTATWTAPATPGLFVLRCTVSDPHGGQATDSIAVVVQDPTNPGTGIPIAYYPFNGDARDESGFGHHGTVFGAQLSADRFGNANCAYVFDGDDDNIRVRNTQALNFRDQISISLWMNATSIGDRERYPISHGSWDNRWKISLTPEKKVRWTVKTDRGVKDLDTRTEIVPGRFYNVIAIFDGTAMALYLDGALDSRAEWSGRLMPTSIDLTIGQMLPHDAGYNFAGVLDDIRIFSYALCDAEIANIVAEGTAVHGSPAASLPAHFVLLQNYPNPFSTLTTIQYGVPKSTTTMHIRIVDVLGREVAKLASGAVEPGYRKVAWEGNDAQGRPMPSGVYFVVLTAEGERLTRKLLLLR, translated from the coding sequence GTAGCCAACTACCCGCCGCGCATCAAGAGTCTCGATGCTGCCAAGCTCCTAGTTGTCTTCGGCGAAGCAGTGGACGTGTACTGCACGGCGGTGGATCGCGACGGTGGTTCTTTGACCTACTATTGGACAGCAACTGGTGGCACGCTGCAGGGGACCGGCAGCAAGGTCGCGTGGGTAGCTCCCTCCGCAGCCGGTGAGTATGCGATCTCCTGCCGAGTTGTGGATGCAGCGGGCGCGGAGGACTCGAGTTCCGTCCGTCTCCAGGTGGTGGCGTTCATCAATCACGCGCCGCAAATACGCTCACTGGAAGCAGACCCGCGCAAGATCCTCCTGGGCGGCACCGCGATGTTGCACTGCTCTGCATGGGACGCGGACGGGGACAGCCTGAACTATGCCTGGTCATCCTCTGGTGGTCAGCTTGAAGCGGGCGATTCCACTGCCACATGGACAGCGCCCGCCACTCCAGGTCTCTTCGTCCTGCGATGCACGGTGTCGGACCCCCATGGCGGCCAGGCAACGGACAGCATCGCCGTGGTGGTGCAAGACCCGACCAACCCCGGCACGGGCATTCCCATCGCCTACTATCCTTTCAATGGCGACGCCCGCGATGAAAGCGGCTTCGGGCACCATGGCACGGTGTTCGGTGCCCAGCTCTCCGCCGATCGATTCGGCAATGCGAACTGCGCGTACGTTTTTGATGGCGACGACGACAACATTCGCGTTCGCAACACGCAGGCGCTGAATTTTCGCGACCAGATCAGCATTAGCCTATGGATGAACGCGACCAGCATTGGCGACCGTGAGCGCTACCCCATTTCGCACGGCAGCTGGGACAATCGCTGGAAGATTTCGCTCACTCCCGAGAAAAAAGTGCGGTGGACAGTGAAGACCGATCGCGGAGTCAAGGACCTGGACACCCGGACGGAAATTGTGCCCGGTCGCTTCTACAACGTGATCGCCATCTTCGACGGCACGGCTATGGCGCTCTACTTGGACGGCGCGCTGGATAGCCGCGCGGAGTGGTCTGGTCGGCTCATGCCCACGTCCATCGACCTCACCATCGGCCAGATGTTGCCTCACGACGCTGGTTACAACTTTGCCGGTGTGCTGGACGACATCCGCATTTTCAGCTACGCCCTGTGCGATGCGGAGATCGCCAACATAGTGGCCGAGGGAACTGCGGTACACGGTTCCCCTGCCGCCTCGCTGCCGGCTCATTTCGTGCTCCTGCAAAACTACCCGAACCCATTCAGCACCCTGACGACCATCCAGTACGGCGTGCCCAAGTCGACAACGACTATGCACATACGGATTGTTGATGTGCTCGGGCGGGAGGTGGCGAAACTGGCAAGCGGCGCTGTTGAGCCCGGCTACAGAAAGGTTGCCTGGGAAGGGAATGATGCCCAAGGTCGACCCATGCCCAGCGGGGTCTACTTCGTGGTGTTGACGGCGGAGGGAGAACGCCTGACGCGCAAGCTGCTGCTACTGCGGTAA